In Burkholderia contaminans, the following proteins share a genomic window:
- a CDS encoding HesA/MoeB/ThiF family protein: MDNRHSRQSFLGETSEATIKNTTVAVIGLCGGGSHVSQQLAHIGVGKLVLVDGDFAEDSNRNRMVGLTYAEAQAEARKVDVISARVAAVSPETEIVKHDGPWNLALDDLKQVDYIFGCVDTMGARDELERFARRFRIPYIDVGMDVHGEEGRYFISGQVIASLPGQPCMRCMGFITDAALAAENARYGAAGGRPQVVWPNGILASTAVGIFMALLTSWNDTTPPPIYVEYDGNRCTTGPSPKLGYLSPGLCRHMEGTEGAGDIF; the protein is encoded by the coding sequence ATGGACAACCGACACAGTCGTCAAAGCTTCCTCGGGGAAACGTCGGAAGCGACCATCAAGAACACGACCGTAGCAGTCATTGGATTGTGCGGTGGTGGCTCGCATGTGTCGCAGCAATTGGCGCATATTGGCGTCGGTAAGCTCGTCCTGGTTGACGGTGACTTTGCGGAAGACTCCAACCGCAACCGCATGGTCGGGCTGACCTATGCCGAAGCGCAGGCAGAGGCGCGAAAGGTCGATGTCATCAGCGCGCGCGTAGCGGCGGTCAGCCCTGAAACGGAAATCGTCAAACACGATGGCCCGTGGAATCTCGCGCTCGACGACCTGAAACAGGTCGACTACATCTTCGGATGTGTCGACACGATGGGGGCGCGCGACGAACTCGAACGTTTCGCGCGTCGCTTTCGCATTCCGTACATCGACGTCGGAATGGACGTCCACGGCGAAGAAGGGCGCTACTTCATCAGCGGTCAGGTCATCGCTTCGCTGCCGGGCCAGCCGTGCATGCGGTGCATGGGGTTCATTACTGACGCTGCTCTGGCCGCAGAGAATGCGCGTTACGGCGCTGCCGGGGGACGCCCTCAAGTCGTCTGGCCGAACGGCATTCTCGCCTCGACTGCTGTCGGAATTTTTATGGCGCTCCTTACCTCGTGGAACGACACGACGCCGCCGCCGATTTATGTCGAGTACGACGGCAACCGGTGCACGACCGGGCCGAGTCCTAAATTGGGCTACCTGTCGCCGGGCCTCTGTCGCCACATGGAGGGCACCGAAGGTGCGGGGGACATCTTCTAG
- a CDS encoding ImmA/IrrE family metallo-endopeptidase, producing MTNPENKARETLQTAGVTEAPVDVELVANHLGCKVMFQTLKSDLSGLLVNQPGKCLIGVNSHQSKTRQRFTIAHELGHLVLQHKGEMFVDGTVLRRDENSGRAVDPQEIAANQFAAALLMPSDWVYKKLAENRKQSPDSSAEEVTTALAAQFAVSPQAMGIRLANLGCLIPE from the coding sequence ATGACAAACCCGGAAAATAAAGCACGAGAGACACTTCAGACCGCTGGTGTGACTGAAGCACCGGTCGATGTCGAACTTGTCGCCAACCACTTGGGATGCAAGGTCATGTTTCAGACCTTGAAATCAGACTTGTCGGGACTCTTGGTAAATCAGCCAGGAAAGTGCCTGATTGGAGTCAACTCTCATCAGAGTAAGACTCGCCAACGATTTACCATTGCCCACGAGCTCGGGCATCTCGTCTTACAGCACAAAGGAGAGATGTTCGTTGACGGGACGGTCCTTCGAAGAGACGAGAACAGTGGCCGAGCAGTCGACCCACAGGAAATTGCTGCCAACCAGTTTGCGGCCGCCCTGTTGATGCCTTCCGATTGGGTTTATAAGAAGTTAGCTGAGAACCGGAAACAGTCGCCCGACAGCTCTGCCGAAGAAGTGACAACTGCACTTGCCGCCCAATTTGCAGTCAGCCCTCAAGCCATGGGTATCCGGTTGGCAAATCTGGGGTGCCTTATTCCTGAGTAA
- a CDS encoding helix-turn-helix domain-containing protein yields MDKFYEEFGRALRERRIKANLTQDDVASKVGLGRTSVTNIEKGRQQVSLHMLYQLADAVDAEPSSLLPPRSETKEKSELPAELESSLAKLGDETERQWAREFLDSPEVLASLEEKR; encoded by the coding sequence ATGGACAAGTTCTATGAAGAGTTCGGGCGGGCGCTGCGGGAGCGCCGAATTAAAGCCAACCTGACGCAGGATGACGTGGCGTCGAAGGTCGGGCTTGGACGCACGTCAGTCACAAATATCGAGAAGGGACGACAGCAGGTCTCGTTGCACATGCTTTATCAACTGGCTGATGCCGTTGACGCAGAACCCTCGTCTCTCCTACCTCCAAGAAGTGAGACCAAGGAAAAGTCGGAGCTTCCTGCTGAGCTGGAGAGTTCACTGGCCAAACTTGGCGACGAGACAGAAAGACAATGGGCTAGAGAATTCCTAGATTCGCCCGAGGTTCTCGCCTCTCTCGAAGAAAAGCGCTAA
- a CDS encoding HipA family kinase codes for MIPILAADAWREFRGAAANKGQNHTTHQAVIADANGHLHKCFVKAAPLGNPMVLTESIAWMIAAALDLPRPEFAAVVLLPIGRLRQSMSLDQHWMKYKEVPAFCTSAVPGKHITARWKWLQAARKASAFKHRDIARIAAFDHWVENQDRHTGNFLRTSGGDYIPIDNELILYTLIWVAGGLQYAHNSLRREARSLLKQAGYTKFEASMAVASLQHEQALVQATPSLEQFISKVISDSTEAATLTANVLQFLGQRAQRDWLANELGCIV; via the coding sequence ATGATTCCAATTCTGGCGGCGGATGCTTGGCGGGAGTTCAGGGGCGCGGCTGCCAACAAAGGGCAGAACCACACTACCCATCAGGCGGTCATCGCCGACGCAAACGGACATTTGCATAAATGCTTTGTCAAAGCGGCCCCGCTTGGCAACCCCATGGTGCTCACTGAGAGCATCGCATGGATGATAGCCGCTGCCCTCGACCTGCCTCGGCCGGAGTTCGCAGCTGTAGTTCTGCTGCCCATTGGCAGGCTGCGTCAGAGCATGTCGCTGGACCAGCACTGGATGAAGTACAAAGAGGTACCAGCCTTTTGCACGTCAGCCGTTCCCGGCAAGCACATCACTGCGCGATGGAAGTGGCTCCAGGCCGCTCGAAAGGCAAGTGCCTTCAAGCACCGCGACATCGCCAGAATCGCCGCATTCGACCACTGGGTCGAAAACCAGGACCGCCATACCGGGAATTTTCTGCGGACGTCTGGTGGAGACTATATCCCCATCGACAACGAGCTCATTCTCTACACGCTAATCTGGGTAGCAGGTGGCCTCCAATATGCACACAATAGTTTGCGAAGGGAGGCCCGAAGTCTGCTTAAACAAGCGGGCTATACCAAGTTTGAAGCGTCCATGGCGGTGGCATCCTTGCAGCATGAACAGGCTCTCGTGCAGGCTACTCCATCGCTGGAGCAATTCATTTCGAAGGTTATTTCCGACTCGACTGAAGCCGCAACGCTGACAGCAAACGTTCTGCAGTTTCTGGGACAACGCGCTCAACGCGATTGGCTAGCCAATGAATTGGGGTGCATCGTATGA
- a CDS encoding DUF6710 family protein gives MELPQHNNFPTSGYGMKQTAYEATIEMGRVVISRVRCFLGRKRRSQFENIMDMAREIAQRNPAALHDLVNLLLRPYQAEALVGVIENAAHQAPPSIVSSSFFFDDRRITPLSYGIGVKLAPGAFRVNLAKDTILPWPWNRQRIASALAHIGRGKSMGKWRQDPNHQVMLWLPWGISFVGGGNHSIAAGIIAGEGEVTPGEVRDMSALLDLVECDGRYYRETSSRKTIAAVDDERIAAVFEIGRLMRQLNLSRSGKANCVSEPA, from the coding sequence ATGGAGCTGCCGCAACACAACAATTTTCCAACTTCGGGGTACGGTATGAAACAAACCGCATACGAGGCCACTATCGAAATGGGGCGTGTCGTGATTTCACGAGTCCGGTGCTTCTTGGGACGAAAGCGGCGCTCGCAGTTTGAGAACATCATGGACATGGCGCGCGAGATTGCTCAACGGAATCCGGCCGCGCTGCACGACCTTGTCAATCTGTTGCTGCGTCCCTACCAGGCCGAGGCATTGGTCGGTGTCATTGAAAACGCTGCCCACCAGGCTCCTCCAAGTATCGTTTCGTCGAGCTTCTTTTTCGACGACCGTCGCATAACCCCGTTGAGCTACGGAATCGGCGTAAAGCTCGCGCCGGGCGCATTCAGGGTCAATCTGGCAAAAGACACGATACTTCCTTGGCCATGGAACCGGCAACGCATCGCAAGTGCGCTTGCTCACATCGGCCGAGGCAAGTCGATGGGTAAATGGAGGCAAGACCCGAATCATCAGGTCATGTTGTGGTTGCCTTGGGGAATCAGCTTCGTCGGAGGCGGGAATCATTCTATCGCCGCAGGAATCATCGCCGGAGAGGGAGAGGTCACTCCGGGCGAAGTCCGTGACATGTCGGCGTTGCTCGATTTGGTCGAGTGCGACGGCCGATATTATCGAGAAACCTCGAGCCGGAAGACTATAGCGGCGGTAGACGATGAACGCATTGCAGCCGTATTCGAAATAGGGCGGTTAATGAGACAACTGAACCTCAGCCGCAGTGGAAAGGCGAATTGCGTCTCGGAACCCGCCTGA